The sequence CAGGAGGCCTAAACGTGGACAAGTTGAACGCAGGAAACAGGCAGCTGGAGGCGAGCCGGGTCTACAAGATCCGGCCCGGGCAGGAGCTCCCCGCCAAAGCGGCGGCGGAGAAGAGCGGCGCCGATGACGTCTTCTTCCGGATGGGGGGCGACACCTTCGCCGCCACCGGGCGCGGGATGAACCTCAAGGGCCTGAAAGAGGGCGACACCATCGAGTACAAGGGTCAAAAAGGCGTCATCGTCTCGGTCGACGACCGGATGAACTCGGCGATGGATGGCCTCAAAGCGCCCTACGCGCAGGCCATGCTCGGCATCGGGGCCGCCACCGCAGGGGGCGGCGCGGTCCTCGGGGCGGCCGGGGTTGGCACGATCGCGGGCAGCGTCTTCGTGGGCGGCTTGATCGCCGTCGCCGCCGGGGTGGGCTTCGTGGGCTCAGCGGCCTACGGGGCGCTCAGGTCGGTCAAGGCCGACGCCCTCCAGCCCTACGCCGAATAGGAACAATCGCCAAACGGGGCGATCGCTCGGCAGCTTAAAGCGGGTCCGGAGCCGCCCCTTCTTCCCCTGAGTAAACAAAGTAGGCGGCCGATAATAATCGGCCGCCTACTTTCCTATGGTTTCTTAGTGAAGGTGGAGCTTACGAATGCGGTGGGCGCCGTAATCACCAATGATAAGGTTCCCAGTGCTATCGAACGCAATACCACTATTTCGGTTGAACTGAGCCGACATGGCAGGACCGTCCTGATACCCCTCAATGCCATTGCCTGCAACCGTCGAGACGACACCATCCGGCGTCACCTTACGAATGCGGTAGTCGCTAATATCGGACACATAAAGATTATTGGCGGCATCGACAGCCAGACCAGCAACTTGATTGAATTGAGCGGCAGCACCTACTCCGTCAGCATAACCCGGAACACCGTTGCCAGCGAAAAGAGTTACCTGTCCAGCCTGGTCGATCTTGTAGATGGCGGATCGGGTAGGACCATCAACCAGATACAGATTGCCGTTTCGATCCGAAGTAATCATTGAAGGACAAGCAAAAGCTTGCGAAGTGCTAAAAGTCGTCACCATCCCGTTAGGAGCCACCTTCTTGAGGAGAGAAGCCTCCATATCCGCGATAACGAGATTACCGTTCAGATCGAAGGTGATGTTGCTCGGATTAGAGAATCCAGAAGCAAAAATTTCGACTTGATCATCCGTTGTAATCTTTACGATACGCCTATTCCAAGCATCGGCGACAAAGACGTTCCCGCTCGCATCCACTGCGACTCCGCGCGGATGAAAATAGCTGCCGGGCAGCGTCGTAATGTTGCCGTTGGTGTCTAGCTTACGAACCTTGTAATTCATGTCGTCCGTAAAATAGAGATTACCGGCCGAATCAAACGCGAGGTTGCTAACATTCGCAATCATCGCACTCGCTGCAGGACCATCCGCATAACCGTCGGTGCCGTTCCCTGCGATCGAGGAAACAAAGGCCTTAAAGCCCTTGCCAATGGTGACGGGGCCGTTGTTCTGGAAGCCGCCGTCCGTGACGATAACGCCCGACGAGGTGGCCTCGCCGTTGAAGATAACGTCGATCAGCTTGACCTTCAGGCTGGCCATGACGGGACGGTCGTCATTCGCGACCACGACGTCGACGTAAGACTGACTGTCATTGGTGCTAATCAAGTCAGCGCCAGCGGTGCCCGCCGCTTTGTAGGCGTAGCAGCGAATGCGGTAGGTGGTATCGATCATGAGGTTGCCGAAGGTAACGGGGTCGTCAAGCTCGGAGTTGAGCAGATCGGCCGAGACCTGATTGCCCTGCCCGTCGATGACCGGAACCTCGACGCCATTCACCAAGGCAAAGACCTTGACGACAAGGTGCTGGATGCTGGCCTTGGTGTAGGGGCTAACGATCGATTGGAGCCGGTAGCCGCCAGCGTTCACCTGGGGCTGGAGGGTGAGAACGCCCTTGCCCTTGGCAACCATGGCGCTCTGGCTGGGGATGTTACCAGTCATGACCGGGGCGTAGCTGCAGGCCGACAGGGCGAGTGCGCCAGCCAAGAGGGCGATCTGCCCCATCCTGAATCGTTGCTTCGACATGTGTTTCGTTCTCTCCTGTGTGGGTGGGGACATCTTGTCGTGCCGGTCCGCTGGGTGCTCGATTCCCGTGAGGAAGAGCAGAAGCCGACCTTGGCGATCAAGACAGAAAGCAAACAACTTATTTCAAGCTGTTGAGCACTATATATAGTCCATTATTAAGATTAAAACAAGGTCCCGTTATTCTTAATAATGACAAATCCTGATGGAGAGACGATCGCGCCGCACGCCGCAGGATATCGATACTGGGCTTAGCTTGGACGCCTGGCGGCGGTCGCCTTGTTATCTGCCTGTAGCAGAATTCTTCCCCCCCAGGTGAGCCCCAAGATCCAGGCGACGAGAAAGCGCGCGATGTTGGCGCTTCAGGCGTCATGCCGAAAGCGCCCGTAATCATGCGATTACGGGCGCGATAGCGCTCGAGCGCTATTTCTAGCGAGCATTGTTGAGACCATCGGGGTTGGCGATCTGTGCCAGCCCCTTTCGTTAGGCGGGACCGAGCGTCGGCACTAGCAGCCGCCTGCTTCAAGAAATGCAGCTCACCCTGCAACGGAAGACAAAATCTGGTCGATGACCAATTTTTCCATCGCAGGGCGCATTCGCACTCCACGGGGAGTAGGAATGATGATTTGAGTCGAAAAATACCGGAGCGAAGTCCGGTATCTCGTATTGTCCTTCCTGAATAGCTACCTGGGCAGGGCGATCATCTCTTCGTAGATCGACTCCATCTGGCCGATACAGGCTTCGAGAGCGTGGTGCTGGACCAGCTCGACACTGCGCCGGCCGTACTGAGCACGCAGCTCCGCATCATCGACCAGGCAGATGATGCGCTCGGCTAGATCGTCCGAGTTGCCCGGCAGGTGCAGGAAGCCGTTGTCCGCGTGGTGGACGATCTCGGGGATCGCGAGCGCGTTGGCCCCGATGAGCGGCAAACCGCTCGCCGCCCCTTCGAGCAGCACCATCCCCTGGAGCTCCGACTCGGAGGGCAGCACCAGCATGTCGGCCGCTCGGTACACCAAGGGCAGGCTCTGGTCATCCACCAGCCCAGTGAAGGTCGCATGATCCGAGAGGCCGAGGCCCGCGACCATCCCCTTCACGTCGAGGGCGCCGGCCCCCATGAAGAGGAAATGGCACTGGGTCTGGGCGAGCACCTTGGGCATGGCCTCGAGCAGCACGTCAAGGCGTTTCTCAAGCGCAAGACGGCCCGCGTAGAGGACGACGGGGCGATCGTTCGGCAGCTTGAAGCGGACCCGGAGCCGCTCCTTCTCGCCGGGCGAGGGCGGCGTGAAGACGTTGAGGTCCACCCCGTTGGAGACGGGCACCGGCTGCTTCTCCAGACCACGCTCGGTCAGCATGTCGCAGGCCAGGTTGGTCGGCGCCGTGACGAAGTCCACCTGGTTGAGGAACGAGACGACCTCGGCCCAGTAGACGTTGTCGAAGATCTTGTAGGCGAGCCAGTCGCGGTCGACCTTGAAAGGGATCAGGTTGTCCGGAATGCCATGGTTGCTCGCCACCACCGGGATCCCGAGCCGACGCGCATTCTTGAGAGCCGAGGGGCCCATGATGGTCGGCGTGACGAGCTGCACCAGATCCGGCTGGATCCGGTGGATGGTGTGCTCGACCAGGTTATCGGGGAGGATGGTGATGCGCGGAGCGGACTCTTTGTTGGTGTTGGTCGCCAGGTGCAGGGCCGGGATGGCGCGGGCGCGGACCACCGTCGTCTGGCCGTCGCGCTCCACGTAGTTGCGCATGCCCTGGGTGCCCGGCGCGAGGATCGTCACGTCGTGGCCGCGCTCGGCGAGACCGTGGGCCAGGCGCCGGATGGTGATGGCGCTGCCGCCGAGCGTCGGGGGGTAATACTGATCCGCTACCAAGAGCAGCTTCATGGTCGTTCGGCCTCTTTCCGGGCCCCCGCCTACCGGCGACGCCCTCCATTGAGGATCATACTAGCGAGGCGCAAGTCGGCGCGTCAAGCCGCGCAGAGCGCCGAACGTCCATCATTCCTCGGTTTTCAGGATCCTTCCCGGGCCAGGGGGGCTTCAAGGCTTACTTCTTAGCGCCGGTCAGGACCCTGAGCAGCCCGCCGATGAGCCAGCTGGCCAAGGACACGAGCACCGCGGCGAGCATGGCGGTCGCGAAGGCCGGCACCTGCATGCCGTTGGCCACGAAGGCCTCGATCCGCACCCCCTTCACCACGAAGGGCACCAGCCACATCATCAGACCGTTGATAACCAAGAGGAAGAGCCCGAAGGTCATCAGGGTCAACGGGAAGGCGAAGAGCTGAAGGATGGGGCGCAGGATGGCGTTGAAGAGCCCCAGGACGGCGCTCGCGAGCACCGCGGAAACCGGATCGCTGACGTGAAAACCGGGCAGGTACAGGGCGATGGCGAGAAAGGCCAGGGCGGAAGCTAGCCATTGACGGATGAGGACCACGATTGCCTCCACAAGGACGCGGGCGGGATGGACGCGAGGCCGAAAGCCGCGAGCACCAGGCGCGCCACGTCGCTGGTGCGCGAAGGTGCGCCGAGCGGCGGCAGCCCCACCGTCAATAATGGGACCATGGAGTCCTCTTTCGCAAGGCTGCCGTGGTTGCCCTTGCCCATGGTGATGCCCGTGGTGAACTCGTAGCCGCGCTTTGCGGTCAACACCACGTCCGCTCCGCCCTCCAGGGCGTCCCCGAGTCGCGAAAGCGCATCCGGGTACTCCAAGCCGCCAAGCCCTCCGTCGCGATCGAGGCGCAGGCCGAGGACCCCGGGGTCGCCCGCGAGCCTCCAGGCGCGCCCGTGCGGATCCAGGCGATCGCCCCCCGCGCGCCAGCGCAGCACCCGCCCGCTTTCGGCGCTCATGGCGCAGCAGTCTTGGCCTTCGCGCCAGGCGATCTGATCCACGCTCGGCCAGCGCGCGACCTGCTCCAGCACGTCGGACAGCCGCGTGGGATCCCGCAGGTAGATGAGCGCCGAGCGATCATTGGGGGCGATCGCAAGGTCTGCCCCCCGCGCGTCCAGCCCCCCCACGGCCAAAGGAGCCACCGTGAAGCCCTTGAAGGCCTTGAAGACGTTGACGGCGTACCCCGGCCTGCCGCCGATGGGACTCTGGGCGTGGTCGCCGACCAGGATCCAGCGGGCCTCGGTCACCGCCTTCTCCCAGGAGCCGTAGGCGTCCATCAGCTTGGCGAGCTGCCGATCGATGATCGAGAGGCTGTAGGCGCACCCCATGGGGCCCGCGTGATGCGAGCGAAGGTCGTGCTCGTTCAGGTAGACGAGGCTGAAGTCGGGGTGTTGCTCCTTGATCATGGCGGCCCCATAATCCCCCGCCCGATCGTCGTTGATGCCGAAGCGGCCGAAGAGGCCCTGCTTGCCGAAGCCCGGCATGGGCACGAAATCCCCCAGGTAGCAGTGGCGCGGGCCGCTCACGGCGAGATCCGGCTCCAGCCCCGCAAGCCAGGAGATCAAGCGGGGCAGCGTCGCCCGATGCAGGCAGGTCCCGCGGGTGATCGGGAAGTTCACGTTGCCGCAGACGAGCCCCGCCGCTTCGAGGCGCTCGAAGACCGTGGGGGTCGACACGTTAAGGTGGGCGCCGTTCAGGTGGATGAAGATGTCGCGGAGCACGCGCGGCAGGGTCCCCCTGACAAGGCTCTGGTGCGAGGGCCAGTAGTGGACGTAGCGGTCCTCCTCGCGGTGGTACCACATGATCCCGCGGATGCCGTGGACGCTCGGCATGACCCCGGTCACCAGGGTGCTGAGCGCGCTCGGGGTGACGGTCGGGAAGGTCGAGACGCACTCCAGATCGAGCAGGCCCGCCGCCGCGAGGAAGGAAAAAGCGGGCAAGCGATCGCGCTCCTGCTGGAGCAGCCCTGGATGCCAGCCGTCGATCACGATCAGGTGCAGAGGGCGGTGGTCTTGCATGGAGGATGCCTCGCTGCTCGGCGCCGTGAGGGGCTCCGACGCCGCTTAATCCTACGTAACAATCCCCCCGCAAGTCAAGCGCAGAGCGGCTTAGCCGGTGTTGTCCGGAGCCCCTCATGGCCCTAGACTTGGCATGCGCCCCGACCGCCCTCGAAGCGAAGGGGGCAGCCCCGAGGGGAGGCTCAGCGCGCTCAGAGGAGGGGAAAGCATGGAAAAGGTGTACCTGGTCAGCAAGGTCCGCACCGCGCTCGCCACCGACGAGCGGGTGGGCACGACCGACCTGCGGGTCCAGTTCACGCCCGAGGGACGCGGGGTGGTCACCGGTGAGGTCAACTCGGACGCCCAACGCCAAGCCGTCAGCGCGGTGCTTGCGGCCCTGCCCGAGGCCCGCGACTTCCTCAACCGCACCCACGTGCGCATCGTGCGAGCGCCCGACGAGGCCGAGGTCATCCTGCCGGGAGGCCATACGCCATGATCCGGATCGCCGCCAGCGGAGACCTGCACTGCCGGGCCGATGCGATCGGGCTGTTCGCCCCTTGGTTCTCCAAGCTCAACCGCGAAGCCGACCTGCTGCTGTTGGCCGGGGACCTGACCAACTGGGGCGAGGCGGCCGAAGCCGAGGCCCTCGCCACCGAGCTTGCGAGTCTCTCGATCCCGGTGCTGTGCGTCATGGGCAACCACGACTACCACGCCGAGACCCCGCACCTGGTGCGCGAGATCCTGGAAGAGGCGGGCGCCATCGTCCTCGAGAAGGAATCGACCGTGGTGGAGGTCCGGGGGCAAACCCTCGGAGTGGTCGGGACCAAGGGATTCGCGGGCGGCTTCGGCCAGGCTTGCATCGCCCCCTTCGGCGAGCCCGAGATCAAGCAGTTCATGCGCGAGACCTACGCCTGCGCCGAGGCCATCGAGCAAGGCCTGACGAGCCTCGAGACCGACTACAAGGTGGTGCTCCTGCACTACTCCCCGATCCCCGAGACCCTCAAGGGCGAGAGCGTCGGAGTGTACCCCTTCCTCGGCTCGTCGATCCTCGGCGAGCCGATCGACGCCTGCGGGGCGGATCTGGTGCTGCACGGGCACGCCCACCGGGGCTCCGAGCACGGTCAGACCCCGGGGGGAGTCCCGGTGCGGAACTGCTCGATCCCGGTGCTCGGGCGGCCCTATGCGTTGTACGAGTTACAAAAGGTCCGCGAGCCCGCGCGCTACTAGGCCTCGACCTCCAGGTCCTTGAGCAGCGCCGTGACGACCCAGTCCGGCACCGCCTCGCGGCCGAGGTCCGCCTGGGCGTACAGCACGAAGGACAGCACCCGGCGGGCATGCTCGGGACGGACCCGGCTCATGAAGTACTCCCAGTCGAAATTAGCCACCGGCCGCGCGAGCATCGAGAGGGCGTCGTACCAGTCCCGGCGCTCCTCGCGGTGCGAGAGGATCTTGCGGAACAGCACGTCCTCGGGCCCCATCAGGGTGAAGGGCAAACCATCGATCTCGGCGTCGCGGGTGTGGGCGAAGGTCTCGGCGTCCAGCCGCACGTTACCCGTGGTCCAGACGATGAGGTCGATCAGCACCCCGTCCTTGAAGGCCTTGTAAAGCCAGCTCGCATCGGTGTCCCGGGTGTGGAAGCCTCGCTTGCCGAGCGCGTCCATGGCCACGAAGGGGATCTTGGACGGCAGGAAGAGGTCGATGTCCTTGGTGCAGCGGCGACGCCCGTAGGCCCACACCGCGACCCCGCCCCCGACCATGAACGGCACGCCGGCCGCTTTCAGGATCTCGCAGGCCTCGTGCCCGATGGACAGGAGGCGGTGGTCGTCTGGAATCGGAGGCGTCGCGGCGGGCGGACCACTCGCCAAGAGGCGGCGCGCCTCGGGCATGGCGTCGAACATGCGCGGCAGAATAGCACGCTTCACAAAAAGAAACAATGCCCGACTATCGCTGTTGTCGCGTTGACGCGGGGGGTCGGCCCCGGTTAGCATGACAGGGCCCCGCAAGGGGCTTGTGCCCTGCGCTACAGGGCCCTCTGCGGCAGAAAAAGGATCCCGGCGTTGCTCACCTCCCGTTTCGTGTCGGCGCTCGTCGCGCTGACCCTCGTTGGCGCCCTCGGCGCCCCTGCGCTCGCAGGCCCCCTCGAAACCCAGCTTTCGACCTTGCGCGATCGCCACACCAGGCTCGAAACCCGTCTTGCTCAGGCCAAGAGCCGCATGCTCGACGTCCCGGTCTCGCGCGCCGAGGTGGATTTGACCGTGGGCAAGATGGCCCTGGACACCGCCTCGCTGCTCATCGAGATGCGCGAGGACCCCAAGCGGGTGCAAGAGTGGCTCGACAAGGCCCGCGATCGCCTGGACGCCTCTTACCTGGGCACCTCGCCGTCGCGCGGGGTCGAGGCCCGCGGCCTGTTCATCGACATGTCGTCGCTGCCCAAGACCCAAGAGGGGATCCGCGAGCTGGTCGAGCGGCTGTCGCGCGCCAACTTCAACATGATCATCCCCGAAGTGTTCCGGCGCGGGTACACCCTCTACCCCAGCCGCTTCACCGACAAGGACCCCGAGTTCGCCAAGCTCGGCTTC is a genomic window of bacterium containing:
- a CDS encoding glycosyltransferase — protein: MKLLLVADQYYPPTLGGSAITIRRLAHGLAERGHDVTILAPGTQGMRNYVERDGQTTVVRARAIPALHLATNTNKESAPRITILPDNLVEHTIHRIQPDLVQLVTPTIMGPSALKNARRLGIPVVASNHGIPDNLIPFKVDRDWLAYKIFDNVYWAEVVSFLNQVDFVTAPTNLACDMLTERGLEKQPVPVSNGVDLNVFTPPSPGEKERLRVRFKLPNDRPVVLYAGRLALEKRLDVLLEAMPKVLAQTQCHFLFMGAGALDVKGMVAGLGLSDHATFTGLVDDQSLPLVYRAADMLVLPSESELQGMVLLEGAASGLPLIGANALAIPEIVHHADNGFLHLPGNSDDLAERIICLVDDAELRAQYGRRSVELVQHHALEACIGQMESIYEEMIALPR
- a CDS encoding phage holin family protein; this translates as MVLIRQWLASALAFLAIALYLPGFHVSDPVSAVLASAVLGLFNAILRPILQLFAFPLTLMTFGLFLLVINGLMMWLVPFVVKGVRIEAFVANGMQVPAFATAMLAAVLVSLASWLIGGLLRVLTGAKK
- a CDS encoding alkaline phosphatase family protein gives rise to the protein MQDHRPLHLIVIDGWHPGLLQQERDRLPAFSFLAAAGLLDLECVSTFPTVTPSALSTLVTGVMPSVHGIRGIMWYHREEDRYVHYWPSHQSLVRGTLPRVLRDIFIHLNGAHLNVSTPTVFERLEAAGLVCGNVNFPITRGTCLHRATLPRLISWLAGLEPDLAVSGPRHCYLGDFVPMPGFGKQGLFGRFGINDDRAGDYGAAMIKEQHPDFSLVYLNEHDLRSHHAGPMGCAYSLSIIDRQLAKLMDAYGSWEKAVTEARWILVGDHAQSPIGGRPGYAVNVFKAFKGFTVAPLAVGGLDARGADLAIAPNDRSALIYLRDPTRLSDVLEQVARWPSVDQIAWREGQDCCAMSAESGRVLRWRAGGDRLDPHGRAWRLAGDPGVLGLRLDRDGGLGGLEYPDALSRLGDALEGGADVVLTAKRGYEFTTGITMGKGNHGSLAKEDSMVPLLTVGLPPLGAPSRTSDVARLVLAAFGLASIPPASLWRQSWSSSVNG
- a CDS encoding BON domain-containing protein — encoded protein: MEKVYLVSKVRTALATDERVGTTDLRVQFTPEGRGVVTGEVNSDAQRQAVSAVLAALPEARDFLNRTHVRIVRAPDEAEVILPGGHTP
- a CDS encoding metallophosphoesterase — translated: MIRIAASGDLHCRADAIGLFAPWFSKLNREADLLLLAGDLTNWGEAAEAEALATELASLSIPVLCVMGNHDYHAETPHLVREILEEAGAIVLEKESTVVEVRGQTLGVVGTKGFAGGFGQACIAPFGEPEIKQFMRETYACAEAIEQGLTSLETDYKVVLLHYSPIPETLKGESVGVYPFLGSSILGEPIDACGADLVLHGHAHRGSEHGQTPGGVPVRNCSIPVLGRPYALYELQKVREPARY
- a CDS encoding nucleotidyltransferase; protein product: MKRAILPRMFDAMPEARRLLASGPPAATPPIPDDHRLLSIGHEACEILKAAGVPFMVGGGVAVWAYGRRRCTKDIDLFLPSKIPFVAMDALGKRGFHTRDTDASWLYKAFKDGVLIDLIVWTTGNVRLDAETFAHTRDAEIDGLPFTLMGPEDVLFRKILSHREERRDWYDALSMLARPVANFDWEYFMSRVRPEHARRVLSFVLYAQADLGREAVPDWVVTALLKDLEVEA